A part of Gemmatimonadetes bacterium SCN 70-22 genomic DNA contains:
- a CDS encoding inositol-3-phosphate synthase, which produces MQGSSASSPRVNIRPATGKLGILTPGLGAVATTFMAGVESVRRGLSQPIGSLTQMATVRLGKRTENRAPLIKDFVPLTPLSDIVFGAWDPIADDAYTAAKKAGVLDDKDLEPLKDFLSTIVPMPAVFESRYVTRLTNTTNVKTGKTKRDLAEQLRQDIRDFKAKHGLDRVVAVWCASTEVFIKPGPQHATIEQFERAMESNDEAIAPSMLYAWACLMEDVPYCNGAPNLAVDTPALIDLANKRGIPISGKDFKTGQTWMKTVIAPGIKARMLGLAGWYSTNILGNRDGEVLDDPASFKTKEESKLSVLHTILQPETYPELYKDFSHVVRINYYPPRGDNKEGWDNIDIVGWMGYPMQIKVNFLCRDSILAAPLVLDLALLSDFAHRAGMKGIQEWLSFYYKSPMAAPGLQPEHDLFIQQTKLKNTLRHLMGEEQITHLGLEYYAS; this is translated from the coding sequence GTGCAGGGTTCGTCCGCATCCTCACCGCGCGTCAACATTCGCCCCGCCACCGGCAAGCTCGGCATCCTCACGCCGGGGCTGGGGGCGGTCGCCACCACCTTCATGGCCGGGGTCGAAAGCGTTCGCCGCGGGCTGAGCCAGCCCATCGGCTCGCTCACCCAGATGGCGACCGTACGCCTCGGCAAGCGCACGGAGAACCGCGCGCCGCTCATCAAGGACTTCGTCCCCCTCACGCCACTCTCCGACATCGTGTTCGGCGCCTGGGACCCCATCGCCGACGACGCCTACACGGCGGCCAAGAAGGCCGGCGTGCTCGACGACAAGGACCTCGAGCCGCTCAAGGACTTCCTCTCGACGATCGTCCCGATGCCGGCCGTCTTCGAGTCGCGCTACGTCACCCGGCTGACCAACACCACCAACGTCAAGACGGGGAAGACCAAGCGTGACCTGGCCGAGCAGCTGCGCCAGGACATCCGCGACTTCAAGGCGAAGCACGGCCTGGATCGCGTCGTCGCCGTCTGGTGCGCCTCCACCGAGGTGTTCATCAAGCCAGGGCCGCAGCACGCGACCATCGAACAGTTCGAGCGCGCGATGGAGAGCAACGACGAGGCGATCGCGCCGTCGATGCTCTACGCGTGGGCCTGCCTCATGGAGGACGTGCCGTACTGCAATGGCGCGCCGAACCTGGCGGTCGACACGCCGGCCCTGATCGACCTCGCCAACAAGCGGGGGATCCCGATCTCGGGGAAGGACTTCAAGACGGGGCAGACGTGGATGAAGACCGTCATCGCCCCCGGCATCAAGGCGCGCATGCTGGGGCTGGCCGGGTGGTACTCCACGAACATCCTCGGCAACCGCGACGGCGAGGTGCTCGACGACCCCGCGTCGTTCAAGACCAAGGAGGAGTCGAAGCTCTCGGTGCTGCACACCATCCTGCAGCCGGAGACGTACCCCGAGCTGTACAAGGACTTCTCGCACGTGGTGCGGATCAACTACTACCCGCCGCGCGGCGACAACAAGGAAGGTTGGGACAACATCGACATCGTCGGGTGGATGGGCTACCCGATGCAGATCAAGGTGAACTTCCTCTGTCGCGACTCGATCCTCGCGGCGCCGCTCGTGCTCGACCTGGCCCTCCTCTCCGACTTCGCGCACCGTGCGGGGATGAAGGGCATCCAGGAGTGGCTGTCGTTCTACTACAAGAGCCCGATGGCGGCCCCGGGACTCCAACCGGAGCACGACCTGTTCATCCAGCAGACGAAGCTCAAGAACACGCTCCGCCACCTCATGGGTGAGGAGCAGATCACCCACCTCGGTCTCGAGTACTACGCGTCATGA